Proteins encoded within one genomic window of Borrelia parkeri:
- a CDS encoding potassium channel family protein, with protein MKTFVIIGLSNLGIHVLENLSKLDCQIIIVDTSKELVEEYDVISTESFILDQFTKNTLKKVIPVDTDAVIIDFDNDLGKSALVTHYCNLLGVKEICVKTEDRDDAEILKTLGATKIIFPSKDAARRLTPLLVSPNLSTYSIVGHDIIVAETIIPKEYVGKTLLEADLRREKGITVIAVRNLSNSRYEFVDGDYFFLKDDKIVICGKPDKIENFTNNKDLIKDLISVSKSEDASYMENSKKLGFLRFFNFMKKFSKDRKND; from the coding sequence GTGAAAACGTTTGTTATTATTGGTCTTAGCAATTTAGGGATTCATGTTCTTGAAAATTTGAGTAAACTTGATTGCCAAATTATTATTGTTGACACTTCAAAGGAATTGGTTGAGGAATATGATGTTATTTCTACAGAAAGCTTTATTTTAGACCAATTTACTAAAAATACTTTAAAAAAAGTTATACCTGTAGATACTGATGCTGTTATTATTGATTTTGATAATGATCTTGGGAAGAGTGCTCTTGTTACTCATTATTGTAATCTTTTAGGTGTTAAAGAGATATGTGTTAAAACTGAAGATAGGGATGATGCTGAGATATTAAAAACACTTGGTGCTACAAAAATTATATTTCCAAGTAAGGATGCTGCAAGAAGGTTAACCCCACTATTAGTATCGCCTAATCTTTCAACTTACAGTATTGTTGGTCATGATATCATTGTTGCTGAGACTATTATTCCTAAAGAGTATGTAGGAAAAACTCTTCTTGAGGCTGACTTGAGAAGGGAGAAGGGCATTACTGTTATTGCTGTTAGAAATTTAAGCAATTCTAGGTATGAGTTTGTAGATGGTGATTATTTTTTCTTAAAGGATGATAAAATTGTAATTTGTGGGAAGCCTGATAAAATTGAGAATTTTACAAATAATAAGGATTTGATTAAAGACTTAATATCAGTTTCTAAATCAGAGGATGCTTCTTACATGGAAAATTCCAAGAAATTAGGATTTTTAAGGTTTTTTAATTTCATGAAAAAGTTTAGTAAAGATAGGAAAAACGATTAA
- a CDS encoding P-loop NTPase, translating into MTKIIPVASGKGGVGKTSFVANIGYKLACLGKTVILVDLDLGGSNLHTCLGVKNTGVGIGSFINKREKDFSSLIIKTPYKKLYLIPGDALYTGTANIPFSIKKRIIDSIQRDLVADFVFIDLGSGTSYNTVDFYLSAYSGIIVTVPETPSILNAYSFLKNALYRLLYLGFPPKSAEREYISNFFKNKIEGTNVKFKDLVTGIEVISLSSSLKIKKMMNSFYPRVILNRIESSEEIAMCENLINVVKNNINIPVEFIGFIPFAKSFRESVNNRIPFIDFDKKSKLNKYFEFIAGNLIKSPVEGSPYIYDDIYDMIKDQSQFIRN; encoded by the coding sequence ATGACTAAGATTATTCCTGTTGCAAGTGGAAAGGGAGGTGTTGGAAAAACATCTTTTGTTGCTAATATTGGTTATAAACTTGCATGTTTAGGTAAAACTGTAATACTTGTTGATCTTGACCTTGGTGGGTCTAATCTGCATACATGTTTAGGTGTTAAGAATACTGGTGTTGGAATAGGTTCCTTTATTAATAAGCGTGAAAAAGATTTTTCAAGTTTAATTATTAAAACACCTTATAAGAAGCTTTATCTGATTCCAGGAGATGCTCTTTATACGGGAACAGCCAATATTCCTTTTTCTATTAAAAAAAGAATAATAGACTCGATTCAAAGAGATCTTGTTGCTGATTTTGTTTTTATAGATTTAGGTTCAGGTACATCTTATAATACAGTGGATTTTTATTTATCAGCTTACAGTGGTATAATCGTTACTGTTCCAGAAACTCCTTCCATACTTAACGCTTATTCTTTTTTGAAAAATGCACTGTATCGGCTTCTATATCTGGGGTTTCCCCCAAAGAGCGCTGAACGTGAATATATTAGTAATTTTTTTAAAAATAAAATAGAAGGTACAAACGTTAAGTTTAAAGATTTAGTTACAGGAATTGAAGTCATATCTTTAAGTTCATCACTTAAGATAAAAAAGATGATGAACAGTTTTTATCCTAGAGTTATACTAAATAGGATAGAATCTAGTGAAGAAATAGCTATGTGTGAAAATTTAATCAATGTTGTTAAAAATAATATTAATATACCAGTAGAATTTATTGGTTTTATTCCGTTTGCAAAGAGTTTTAGAGAATCTGTTAATAATAGAATTCCATTTATTGATTTTGATAAAAAATCAAAGCTCAATAAGTATTTTGAGTTTATTGCAGGTAATTTAATTAAGTCTCCTGTTGAAGGTTCACCTTATATTTATGATGATATATACGATATGATTAAGGATCAAAGTCAATTTATTAGGAATTAA
- a CDS encoding ATP-dependent 6-phosphofructokinase, protein MHRHRNKNLDFTIENLGECKQDNPLINFYADESHIHFTGEANKIRFNVYKNDEAWDQYENIFLEKAGPRHKIYFIPKNVKAAITTCGGLCPGFNDVIRSIVRTLWKVYGVHNIYGVKFGYQGLLSESNLSFVELNPDVVDDINQLGGTILGSSRGGIKPVEIVDTLERVGVNMLFNIGGDGTQKGSVLIAEEIERRNLKIAVVGIPKTIDNDFMFVQKSFGFETAVEQSVAAVAGAHFEANSAYNGIGLVKVMGRDSGFIAAHTALSSNNVNFCLIPELDFDIEGPNGLLEHLERRLLAKENLDEMPHAVILIAEGAGQKYFDPSSRKKDDSGNLLYEDIGLYIKDKINMYFKSKNISINLKYIDPSYLVRSSPANASDSLYCARLGSNAVHAAMAGKTKLLISLWSTKFVHIPIKMAVIARNKVNINGSFWRDVLASTGQPFSMKNKK, encoded by the coding sequence ATGCATAGACATAGGAATAAGAATTTAGATTTTACAATAGAAAATTTAGGAGAATGTAAACAAGATAATCCTTTAATTAATTTTTATGCTGATGAGAGTCATATTCATTTTACTGGTGAGGCTAATAAGATTAGATTTAATGTTTATAAAAATGACGAGGCGTGGGATCAATATGAGAATATTTTTTTAGAAAAAGCCGGACCTAGACATAAAATTTATTTTATTCCAAAGAATGTTAAAGCGGCAATTACTACTTGTGGAGGTCTTTGTCCAGGTTTTAATGATGTTATTCGTTCAATTGTTAGAACTTTATGGAAAGTATATGGAGTGCATAATATTTATGGAGTTAAATTCGGATATCAGGGACTTTTGTCAGAGTCTAATTTAAGTTTTGTTGAGCTAAATCCTGATGTAGTAGATGATATTAATCAACTTGGTGGTACAATACTTGGTTCATCAAGAGGAGGAATTAAACCTGTTGAAATAGTTGATACTTTAGAGAGAGTGGGCGTTAATATGCTCTTTAATATCGGTGGAGATGGAACACAAAAAGGTTCTGTTCTAATTGCTGAGGAAATAGAGAGGAGAAATTTGAAGATTGCTGTTGTAGGTATTCCAAAGACAATAGATAATGATTTTATGTTTGTTCAAAAATCTTTTGGATTTGAAACAGCTGTGGAGCAATCAGTTGCTGCAGTTGCTGGTGCTCACTTTGAGGCAAATAGTGCTTATAATGGAATTGGTCTTGTTAAAGTTATGGGTAGAGATTCTGGGTTTATTGCTGCTCATACTGCTTTATCTTCTAATAATGTTAATTTTTGTCTGATTCCAGAACTAGATTTTGATATTGAGGGGCCTAATGGGCTTCTTGAACATCTTGAAAGACGACTTTTGGCAAAAGAGAATTTGGATGAGATGCCCCATGCAGTAATATTAATAGCAGAGGGCGCAGGACAAAAGTATTTTGATCCTAGTAGTCGTAAAAAAGACGATTCTGGTAACTTGCTTTATGAAGATATTGGACTTTATATTAAAGATAAGATTAATATGTATTTTAAGTCCAAAAATATTTCAATTAATCTTAAGTATATTGATCCTAGTTATCTTGTGAGAAGTTCTCCAGCTAATGCTAGTGATTCTCTTTATTGTGCTCGTCTTGGTTCCAATGCTGTTCATGCTGCTATGGCAGGTAAGACAAAATTATTAATTAGCTTGTGGAGTACAAAATTTGTACATATTCCAATAAAAATGGCAGTAATTGCCAGAAATAAAGTCAATATAAATGGTTCTTTTTGGAGGGATGTTCTTGCAAGTACTGGTCAGCCATTTAGTATGAAGAACAAGAAATAA
- a CDS encoding glucose-6-phosphate isomerase yields the protein MLKYINLNKLKNFQELRQTNPEELKKTLSEDRIKKYDIKIEGHQVHYNYATKQINETHLNIFQNLSDEANLIEKYKEIIDGKHINISENRKVLHHLTREQLGTEVIENNENMREFFERELKRIFEFAKQVQNGSIKSISEKVFKNVVQIGIGGSSLGPKALYTAIKNYAKQKNLHLMKAYFISNVDPDETEEVLSEIDLQETLFIIVSKSGNTLETAANMQFLIKKLENNGIKEYQKQIIIITSKGSMLALEKGYLEYFFMHDSIGGRFSPTSAVGLTLITLCFTENVTKEILKGACEVDKKALNKNVKENAPLLAALISVYESNILNYSSNCIIAYSKAMENFYLHLQQLEMESNGKSVNRFGEKIDYKTVRIIWGGIGTDVQHSFFQMLHQGTDIVPMDLIGFSESQLKQDSTLEGTSNNDKLKANLIAQIIAFSYGKEDTNKNKNFEGERPSALIYSKELTPYTVGAILSHYENKVMFEGFLLNINSFDQEGVQLGKVIATKILKENNLKDKIIKSYDRLLQ from the coding sequence AGTGAGGATAGAATAAAAAAATATGACATCAAAATAGAAGGACATCAAGTACATTATAACTATGCTACAAAACAAATTAACGAAACTCACTTAAACATATTTCAAAATTTAAGCGATGAAGCAAATCTAATAGAAAAATATAAAGAAATCATCGATGGAAAACATATTAATATCAGCGAAAATAGAAAAGTTCTGCACCATTTGACAAGAGAACAACTTGGAACAGAAGTCATAGAGAATAATGAAAATATGAGGGAATTTTTTGAAAGAGAACTTAAAAGGATTTTTGAATTTGCAAAACAAGTTCAAAACGGATCGATTAAGAGCATAAGTGAAAAAGTCTTTAAAAATGTGGTACAAATCGGAATTGGTGGTTCAAGTCTTGGTCCAAAAGCACTATATACCGCGATCAAAAACTACGCTAAGCAGAAAAATTTACACCTGATGAAAGCCTATTTTATTTCAAATGTTGATCCAGATGAAACAGAAGAAGTATTAAGTGAAATAGACCTTCAAGAAACCTTATTTATTATAGTATCAAAAAGCGGAAACACACTAGAGACAGCAGCTAATATGCAATTTTTAATTAAAAAATTAGAAAATAATGGTATCAAAGAATACCAAAAACAAATCATAATCATTACATCAAAGGGAAGTATGCTAGCACTTGAAAAGGGATATCTTGAATACTTCTTTATGCACGATTCAATTGGTGGAAGATTTTCACCAACATCAGCTGTTGGACTTACCTTAATTACTCTTTGCTTCACAGAAAACGTTACAAAAGAAATATTAAAAGGAGCTTGTGAGGTTGATAAAAAAGCATTAAATAAAAACGTAAAAGAAAATGCGCCTCTCTTAGCAGCACTAATTAGTGTATATGAGAGTAACATTCTTAACTACAGTAGCAACTGCATTATTGCATATTCAAAAGCAATGGAAAACTTTTATCTTCATCTGCAGCAACTTGAAATGGAAAGCAATGGGAAAAGTGTAAACAGATTTGGAGAAAAAATTGATTATAAAACAGTAAGAATAATTTGGGGAGGAATTGGAACGGACGTTCAACATTCATTCTTTCAAATGCTTCATCAAGGAACAGATATAGTTCCAATGGATCTAATAGGTTTTAGTGAATCTCAACTAAAGCAGGATAGCACCCTAGAGGGAACATCAAACAATGATAAGTTAAAAGCAAATCTAATAGCCCAAATAATTGCATTCTCTTATGGAAAAGAAGATACAAACAAAAATAAAAACTTTGAAGGTGAGAGACCTTCTGCATTAATATATTCAAAAGAACTTACACCTTATACAGTAGGTGCAATACTATCCCACTATGAGAACAAGGTAATGTTTGAAGGATTCTTACTAAATATAAATTCATTCGACCAAGAGGGAGTTCAACTTGGAAAAGTCATTGCGACTAAGATTTTAAAGGAAAATAACTTAAAAGATAAAATAATAAAATCTTATGATAGACTACTTCAATAA
- a CDS encoding L-cystine transporter, whose translation MNTTIIYTLLNITIMLTLIGLLYFLHKKHISFTKRLLVALGLGIAFGITMKYYYESESIILKETIKWINILGIGYIRLIKMMVIPLILVSIISAIVKLTNSQDIWKMSLSVILMLIFTAGIAAIIGIGTSLFFNLTAEGLQSGVDEITQGKKLNQGLERLQKTPITQKLSELIPENIFADMAGTRSNSTIGIVIFAALVGIVALKVAKKKPESIEFFKQIISTAQDLTSGMIILILKSTPYAILAMITKISATSDISSIMKLGKFALASYIAIGITILMHMTLIALNRLNPIIFIKKAWPVLTFAFISRSSAATIPVNVEVQTKQLGVSEGTANLASAFGVSIGQNGCAALHPAMLAIMIAPTQGINPTDPLFLLQLIGIIIITSFGAAGAGGGATIASLMVLSSMNLPVELVGLVISIEPLIDMGRTSVNVSGSMVAGIITAKNLNQLDRNIYNNQNEIEK comes from the coding sequence ATGAACACAACAATAATATACACACTCCTAAATATCACAATCATGCTTACATTAATAGGACTTCTATATTTTCTACACAAAAAACACATCTCATTTACAAAAAGACTACTAGTAGCCTTAGGATTAGGAATAGCCTTTGGTATAACTATGAAATATTATTATGAATCAGAATCAATAATACTAAAAGAAACTATTAAATGGATTAATATCTTAGGCATAGGATATATAAGACTCATTAAAATGATGGTAATACCACTTATACTTGTTTCAATAATATCTGCAATAGTAAAACTAACAAATAGCCAAGATATTTGGAAAATGAGCTTATCTGTAATACTTATGCTTATATTTACAGCAGGAATTGCTGCAATAATTGGAATTGGTACCTCTCTCTTCTTTAATTTAACAGCAGAAGGACTTCAATCTGGAGTAGATGAAATTACACAAGGGAAAAAACTAAATCAAGGTCTTGAACGCCTACAAAAAACCCCAATTACACAAAAATTATCAGAACTGATCCCTGAAAATATATTTGCAGATATGGCAGGCACAAGATCAAACTCAACAATTGGAATAGTAATATTTGCTGCCTTAGTAGGAATCGTTGCTCTTAAAGTTGCCAAAAAAAAACCAGAATCAATAGAATTTTTTAAACAAATAATATCCACAGCACAAGATTTGACCTCTGGAATGATAATTTTAATCTTAAAATCAACACCTTATGCCATATTAGCAATGATTACAAAAATATCGGCAACAAGTGATATTTCAAGCATAATGAAACTTGGAAAATTTGCACTTGCTTCCTATATTGCCATTGGCATTACAATTTTAATGCACATGACACTAATTGCACTTAATAGGCTAAATCCAATTATCTTCATTAAAAAAGCATGGCCGGTTCTGACATTTGCATTCATATCTCGTTCTAGCGCAGCAACAATACCTGTTAATGTAGAAGTACAAACTAAACAATTAGGAGTCAGTGAGGGAACTGCAAACCTTGCAAGTGCATTTGGGGTATCCATTGGACAAAATGGTTGTGCAGCACTCCATCCTGCAATGTTAGCAATAATGATTGCTCCTACCCAAGGAATAAACCCAACAGATCCTTTATTCTTACTCCAACTTATAGGAATAATAATAATAACCTCATTTGGAGCAGCTGGAGCTGGAGGAGGCGCAACAATAGCTTCTTTAATGGTTCTCTCATCAATGAACCTACCCGTTGAACTTGTTGGACTTGTAATATCTATTGAACCTTTAATTGACATGGGTAGAACATCTGTCAATGTGAGCGGCTCAATGGTTGCAGGAATAATAACCGCTAAAAACCTTAATCAATTAGACAGAAATATTTATAATAATCAAAATGAAATAGAAAAATAA
- a CDS encoding CoA-disulfide reductase, with protein MKIIIIGGTAAGTSAAAKAKRTNKELNITIYEKTNTTSFGACGLPYFIGGFFDEPNNMIARTPDEFEQNGISVFTEHEVMRVDIKNHTLQVKNLKTKQIFNDTYDKLMIATGGNPIIPPISNIQLTNFYTLRNMQDGKEIRELFKKKDIKNIVIIGAGYIGIEMVEAAKALEKNVRIIQLDKRILTESFDREITNIMEEELIKNNVLLHTDEFAKSLIGKEKVEGIITNKSEYKADLVILSTGIKPATEFLEDQLETLKNGAIIVNEYGETSVKNIFSAGDCATIYNLVSKKNDYIPLATTANKLGKVIGENLAGRHVAFKGTLGSASIKVLSLEAARAGLTEETALKLGIKYKTVFIKDKNHTNYYPNQEDLYIKLIYNEETKEIIGAQTIGKNGAAIRMHALSLAIYSKLTTNEIGMMDFAYSPPFSKTWDALNVAGNAAK; from the coding sequence ATGAAAATAATAATTATTGGGGGAACTGCTGCAGGAACTAGTGCTGCTGCCAAAGCAAAACGAACAAATAAAGAATTAAATATCACCATTTATGAGAAAACAAATACTACATCTTTTGGGGCTTGTGGATTACCATATTTCATCGGAGGCTTCTTTGATGAACCAAACAATATGATAGCTAGAACACCTGATGAATTTGAACAAAATGGAATATCAGTATTCACTGAACATGAAGTTATGAGAGTAGATATCAAAAATCATACCCTTCAAGTAAAAAACCTTAAAACAAAACAGATATTCAATGATACTTATGATAAATTAATGATTGCAACTGGAGGCAATCCTATCATTCCACCAATTAGCAATATCCAACTAACAAACTTTTATACTCTAAGAAACATGCAAGATGGAAAAGAAATAAGAGAACTTTTTAAGAAGAAAGATATAAAAAACATAGTAATAATTGGAGCTGGATATATTGGAATTGAAATGGTAGAAGCTGCTAAAGCTTTAGAAAAAAATGTAAGAATAATTCAACTAGATAAACGAATACTAACCGAATCGTTTGACAGAGAAATTACTAATATAATGGAAGAAGAATTAATAAAAAACAATGTTCTACTCCACACAGATGAATTTGCAAAAAGCTTAATAGGAAAAGAAAAAGTTGAGGGAATCATTACAAATAAATCCGAATATAAGGCGGATCTTGTAATTCTTTCCACCGGTATCAAACCTGCTACTGAATTCTTAGAAGATCAACTTGAAACCCTAAAAAATGGTGCAATTATTGTCAACGAATATGGAGAAACCAGCGTAAAAAACATTTTTTCTGCTGGGGATTGCGCCACAATTTATAATCTTGTAAGTAAAAAAAATGATTATATCCCCCTTGCAACAACAGCTAACAAATTAGGAAAAGTAATTGGTGAAAATCTAGCGGGAAGACACGTTGCTTTTAAAGGAACACTAGGATCTGCATCAATTAAAGTCTTATCGCTTGAAGCAGCTAGGGCTGGTCTTACAGAAGAAACTGCTTTAAAACTTGGAATTAAATATAAAACAGTATTTATAAAAGATAAAAACCATACAAATTATTACCCAAATCAAGAAGATTTGTATATTAAACTGATATACAATGAAGAAACAAAAGAAATCATTGGGGCACAAACAATTGGTAAAAATGGAGCGGCAATAAGAATGCATGCATTATCCTTAGCGATCTATTCAAAACTTACAACAAATGAAATTGGAATGATGGATTTTGCATATTCTCCACCATTCTCAAAAACTTGGGATGCATTAAATGTTGCAGGCAATGCAGCAAAATAA